One Rhodoluna sp. KAS3 DNA window includes the following coding sequences:
- a CDS encoding LuxR C-terminal-related transcriptional regulator produces the protein MTTFGEEPAVDFATVEQVLDALLKSENATEFCRAIVHSEITVTTVQGCQIFLLDNSSNLVTVAGYGLSYETERQEISAWDQNPLSECVRSKTYVFADAKSAPQPVIAIPLLRDAIPVGCLALVLNDSVKALPIHERLIPILAKLGAYCLTTMAFPQAKTMHRETNGEDLTSRQIEILAHMAEGLVNAEIAAKLMLSESTIRQETVRIYRALGVPNRAEAAKKGRALGLIRRAAQH, from the coding sequence ATGACTACGTTTGGGGAAGAGCCGGCTGTTGACTTTGCAACAGTTGAGCAAGTACTTGACGCTTTACTGAAAAGTGAGAACGCAACTGAGTTTTGTCGCGCCATTGTTCACTCAGAAATCACTGTCACAACAGTTCAGGGTTGCCAGATCTTTTTACTCGACAACAGCAGCAACCTAGTTACTGTTGCTGGGTATGGGCTCAGCTATGAAACTGAGCGCCAAGAAATTTCAGCCTGGGACCAAAACCCTCTTTCAGAGTGTGTGCGATCAAAGACTTATGTATTTGCTGACGCCAAGTCTGCACCCCAGCCAGTCATCGCGATTCCCCTGCTTCGCGATGCAATTCCGGTCGGATGCCTTGCACTCGTTCTCAATGACTCAGTAAAGGCTCTTCCGATTCATGAACGACTCATCCCGATCCTGGCCAAACTCGGTGCCTACTGCCTGACCACCATGGCCTTCCCTCAGGCAAAGACCATGCACCGCGAGACCAATGGCGAGGACCTCACCTCACGCCAAATCGAAATCCTTGCCCACATGGCAGAAGGTTTGGTCAATGCCGAAATTGCAGCAAAGTTGATGTTGAGCGAGTCAACTATTCGCCAAGAAACCGTTCGCATTTACCGTGCCCTTGGCGTACCAAACCGAGCAGAGGCCGCCAAGAAAGGCCGTGCGCTTGGCTTGATTCGCCGAGCCGCCCAGCACTAA